The Saccharolobus shibatae B12 genomic interval AAACTCAATTCTCATAAGGCCTATTCCATCAAAGGGAAGATCCAAATACTTGTCTATAACGTCAGGTTCACCCAAGTTCATGTAAATTTTAGTTGCAGTAACTGGATAAAGACTCAATAGGACTTCCCTACTTATTCCTTGAATTCCAGTAGATGGTTGAGCTTGTTGGGATACAGTCTCAGTTGCTTGAATTACCTTACCCTCATACACAATACCCCTAATTGCATCTACAGTGATCTCTTGATTATCTTGTATTACCTTAGTTGCTTCTCTACTACCAACTATAGCTGGAATTCCTAGCTCTCTGGATACAATAGCAGCATGGCTCGTCATTCCTCCCTCATCTGTTATTATTGCCCCAGCTATCTTCATTAACGGTACCCAATCCGGATCTGTCATTTTCGTAACTAAGATGTCACCCTTCTTAAATTCATGAACTTTAGGATCTTTAATGTCGAGTATAATTTTTGCCTTACCAAAAGCTATACCCGGAGAAGCTGCAAGCCCCCTAAGTAATACTTTGCCACTTACAGAAGCAGAACTCTTTTCCACAGCACTCTTAGTTTCTTTCCTTTTAGAAGACCAGAAAGTTTCCGGCCTAGCTTGAACTATGAAGATATTCTCAGGGAAACTTAGATCATTATCGATAGCCCACTCAATATCCATTGGCCTCTTGTAATGCTCTTCAATCTTAAGTGCTAGTTTTGCTAGTTCTATTGCCTCTTCGTCTGTTATACTCATTGCTCTAGATTCCTTCTCATCTAAGGTAATGGTAACGTTCTTCTTAAGTTGTTTATCATATACGATTTTAATATTCTTATTAGAAACCTTTTTTTCTGCAATTCTTAAGGTAGACTTTTCTATTAAAACCTCATCTGGGGTAACCTTACCGCCAACTACACTTTCTCCTAAACCCCAATTAGATTCTATCATGATATACTTTTCATCTCCAGTAACTGGATGTAGAGTAAACATTACTCCAGCAGATCTTGAATTAACCATTTTTTGAACAACTACAGCTATAAGTACTGATAAATCATCTATACCTTTACTCTTTCTATATTCTATAGCCCTTGCGTTATAGAGACTAGCCCATACATCCTTAATCCTATCAATAAGTTCGTCCTTAGTAACATTAAGATAAGTATCTTGCTGTCCAGCAAAACTGGCCGTCTCAATGTCCTCTGCAGTAGCTGAAGACCTTACAGCTACTAAGATTTCTTTTCCAACTTTTTTACTTAATTCATCATAGGCTTGATATATCATGCTACTCAATTTCTCTGGAATCTTAGCGTTCTTTATCAATTGTTTTATTTTTTCACTAGCCTCCTCGGAGGTTTCACAACTATTTAAAGTCTCTCTAATTTTGTCAAAAAGGTTGTTGTATTCAAGAAAATATTTAAAAGCTTTGGAAGTAAGTATAAAGGCTGGAGGTACTCTAACTCCAATGCTCGTTAACTCCCCAAGGTTTGCGCCTTTGCCTCCAGCTAATTGTACCATATCCTTAGTGACCTGACTTACGTCGAGAATGAGGTCTTCCTCACTACTAATTGCCTCAACCAAAAGGAAACTCCCCAATATATATTACCAATCCAAACCTTAAAAAACTATTTTACCGTATAAATCTTAGGAAAAAATCTATGAATCAGATATTATTTCTGCTCTTGATTAGATACTTTCTGAGTAGAGGTAACGAAGCTTGGCAATTCTGGGAACTTCTCCTTCATTCTCTGCTCAGCAACAACAGAAGCTTCTTCCAATATCTTCCTTGCCTCTGGGCTTGAAGCACCATAGTTGGCTGGTGCGCCAGTAAAGTCTCCTGCTTCTATTACTACCTCTTGTAATCCCTCCTCTAATTCTGCTAGCTCCAAACTTATCTCTGGCATAACTCCTTTCATCGCATTTCTTAGTTCTTTTATAACACCAAGTACTGGTATTAGACTGTTAAACACGTCTCCTAGCTCAGTTATAGTCTCTAGCCTGAGTTGCACTTGCTCTAGGGCAATCTGTGTCGTAATCAACTGCCTGGAGATCTTCCTAATCTCAGCTATTTCATTAGCATACATAGCTGCTCTTGCAGTATCCTTTGACATCTGTGATTCTACGACCTTTTCGAATAGAGTCCTATCTCTCTCTTGTAATCTTGAAATGTAAACGTCAAGACGACTTACCATTGTCCTTAGTCTGTAGTTTGCCATTACTAATCTATACCTTAATGGTTGCTGTGGTTTGAACGCATTCTTTATTCTTTCACCAATACTTGGTTCTTGCTTA includes:
- the ppsA gene encoding pyruvate, water dikinase encodes the protein MGSFLLVEAISSEEDLILDVSQVTKDMVQLAGGKGANLGELTSIGVRVPPAFILTSKAFKYFLEYNNLFDKIRETLNSCETSEEASEKIKQLIKNAKIPEKLSSMIYQAYDELSKKVGKEILVAVRSSATAEDIETASFAGQQDTYLNVTKDELIDRIKDVWASLYNARAIEYRKSKGIDDLSVLIAVVVQKMVNSRSAGVMFTLHPVTGDEKYIMIESNWGLGESVVGGKVTPDEVLIEKSTLRIAEKKVSNKNIKIVYDKQLKKNVTITLDEKESRAMSITDEEAIELAKLALKIEEHYKRPMDIEWAIDNDLSFPENIFIVQARPETFWSSKRKETKSAVEKSSASVSGKVLLRGLAASPGIAFGKAKIILDIKDPKVHEFKKGDILVTKMTDPDWVPLMKIAGAIITDEGGMTSHAAIVSRELGIPAIVGSREATKVIQDNQEITVDAIRGIVYEGKVIQATETVSQQAQPSTGIQGISREVLLSLYPVTATKIYMNLGEPDVIDKYLDLPFDGIGLMRIEFIVSEWVRYHPLYLIKIGNAELFVDKLAEGIAKVASAIYPRPVVVRFSDFKTNEYKKLIGGEEFEPDERNPMIGWRGVSRYVSKEYEPAFRLEVKAIRKVREEMGLKNVWVMFPFVRTTWELEKAIKIMEEEGLRRDSDFKVWIMAEVPSVVVLAEEFAKIVDGFSVGSNDLAQLTLGVDRDSELLARMGYYDERDPAVLESIRKLIRAAHKYGKTVSICGQAPSVYPAVVEYLVKAGIDSISVNPDAVINVRRQVASIEQQIILRNLNGKRKNK
- the cdvB1/B2 gene encoding cell division protein CdvB1/B2; translation: MASSKVEDFVKNWGGKQEPSIGERIKNAFKPQQPLRYRLVMANYRLRTMVSRLDVYISRLQERDRTLFEKVVESQMSKDTARAAMYANEIAEIRKISRQLITTQIALEQVQLRLETITELGDVFNSLIPVLGVIKELRNAMKGVMPEISLELAELEEGLQEVVIEAGDFTGAPANYGASSPEARKILEEASVVAEQRMKEKFPELPSFVTSTQKVSNQEQK